CAGTTTATTAAATGTACTGGCAAGTCACGGGCCAGCAATTCCAATGCGATTCTGTATTCCCAAGAAATTGACAAAGCGCCGAGACATGGGTGTGGTAAATTTAACCGAGAGCCCCCCCACAGTCAGGCCTTGGCGGTTTGTTATTCCAGACTACGTCTTCTTGAGTTCTTCGTTTGGGGGGAGGAAGAGAATGGTCAGCGTgtgataattaattaaaaaatagctACATTATACACTTTGTAAACGTTTCGGTTTGAATAGACACGTTTTCATGCTGCAGGGAGTAAGATGTTGAAGATACATCTGCCACATTAATTACAGTTCTTGTAAAAACAGGTTTCAATCGGAAACTTCTGCCAATTCCAGGGTAGCGCTTGAACGGTGAACTGACTCCCTCTGACCGCGTAGCCGCATCCAGCAACGCTTGCAAGTGTGCATCAGTTTGAACAACTCTCGTTTGTGGCAAGGGTATTTAAAAGACGAAACATTTAACGGTCATGGTTAGGTTTTCACCAAGTGCTTTAACAACAACGagtcttatttaaataaatacaaataaattaaataaaaaaaaagcattaaattCGCTCATATGGATACACAGCCTGCCCCGCCTATAACCAATTCAGAAGGGGGAGAATTACGATAATTTACACCGATAATAATAGTCCAAGCAGTAAACGATATGGACCAATTGAACAAACAATACGTTATTTACGGATTATCAGAGGGTTCTGTGAAAACTAAGCAACCCCAGCCACAACAAACGCCCAAACTTCAAATAAGCGTATTCCTTTCCGCTGTAGAAAACCTTAAGATGTCAAACAagttatgtgtttattattatttaaggaggCAACTGGTATTACTCGGTATTCTTGGAGCACTGCCCATGCCCTGTCTACTTTAAACGCAAATGTACACttggttataaaaataaataaaaacacatctatACGCAAGCGTCAATTACATACCCTTTCATAAACttgtttcgtttttgttttttgtggcagTTCATCTAGGTAATCGTCCGCTTTACCGTTGCCGAAGTTATTACCACCGGCAACTGGACAAAAAACCgcctacttttttattttttatttatcagcaatttttaaaaacaaaatagtacACCGTGCCGTTTCAACATCCAGCAACCCACCAACGATTCAAACTCGAATCCTCTCACCTTCTGAGTCgtgttgttttctatttttctcGCTTTCTCCGCTGTCGCCCTGACTGCAGTGTTAAACTGACTGTATTTTTCagccaaaaacacagcctccaccCACTCCACTGAAAGACGGAGTTAAGGTATTTTTTACTGCAGGGTAGACGAGGGAGGGGGCACAGCTGTTGGAATAATTGAAACCTCCTCCCCTCACGGTTAAAAATAATGACATCATTCCCACAACAAGGATCATGGGAGTATAGAAGGTGTGGGATATGGCGGGGGTGTATATTTCTTAAAGACGCAGAGCGGCTTGGCCAGGCTGCATCAACGCCTGTGACTTACAGAGTCAATGACGTAATCTTTCATGTTTCTTCCATCCCTTACACTGTTGTGTTCTGATTGCAATTACATTGTAGTGTGCGAGCAGAGAGGGTTCTTTGCTTATGAGTTCACAATTCTAAACTACCCTGCCATAGACATTTTGGGAGCGATGCAAGGATACGCgcagtgatttgcgggtgcaaaacccaccataatgctgccgtaaattgTTACAATGTGAtgcaaggattttgccttgcacctaggcaattgctgaccctccaaaagcCGTGTGAAAGCGCACCCCTGCACACACGTGAAGgcgctgtgttctctgcactacctTGCCTCTGGTTCCTTGCAGACCGCAGTTGGAATGACCGGACGGACAGCGCAATCCACATTTTCCAGAGTGCTGGGAAactttctggatgtcatgctgaaaagggcaggccaacgCATATCATTTCTGAAGGATGCTCGCATATCttatgttggctgaggcttttccaaacaactccgtTTCATGccgagtgacctcagccgtaaacTCTCAGCTCCGTCTCAGAAaacttttagtatttttttctcccgtgcgccaagaggacttcgCTGCCTTTCCTctgaaatgtattaatttattttgctttgtattttcatgctccgTAAATGTCATACATCGACCACTGCTCTCTGCACTGCTAACTCTGCAAGCGCCGCCGCTAAACAGACCGATGCGCGGTCATCGAGACCCGCATTATCATAACTGCGCATgtcatttgcattgctcttaagcttccagcaaaataattgcctggccgcaatacaatttgaattttgcatctgcagttatttgcactgcgcctgcACTTACATCACCCGCTGTGTGTGCTAGATGAGCGAGAGTCAGTAAGagctagcgccatctagtgtaGAGTAGTGTACTGGCATGGAAACTTACCCAAACTGGCTGCTCACTGGATGCCCCCCTCCCTTCTCTTACATCTGTAAAGTCACGTTGGCTGATCTACCCTGTGTTACATATCTCTACATAtaaactagaactgaagaactgCTCCAGAACGCAGTCTTATCCATTAAACAAACCCACAGTATGGGGGCAATTATAAGAATCACTCAGAGACCACAcagctctcccattgttttctatggaggtcagctgTTCTGCTATTACGCAATCAGGTGCCTGGGGATTTGATTACAAGTGTTACGCAAGCGTACTCAGTTTCAGTCAGAAATTTGTTTGATTTCCTAATTTCCGCATTTCACCAGCTGCTGAGATTTGCAAAATGTTCGTTGCCATGGAAATGAACATTACTCAGggatcagtattttttttttttttattgaaactttGAATAGCgtcatcattttaaaatacaaaaattacaactatacacattttaaatacataaaaaataaaacagttgaaacagaggtctttttaaaatgtatttcttgtgCAAAAGTTAAATTTCCCACTTTTTAAAAGTACGGTATACCTGTGCCATATTAAATACCCTTAATATAAATTAATGAAGtggtctttctctgctccaccagcacagagggaggctgttatgagagtagaagagcctctctttctctgctccaccagcacagagcagagggaggctgttatgagagtataagagcctctctctctctgccccaccagcacagagcagagggaggctgttatgagagtagaagagcctctctttctctttctctaccccaccagcacagagcagagggaggctgttaggTTAGTATAAGATTAACCAGTGAATCAGCTACATGTCTCAAGTATCCTTGGAACAATGTAAAGTACCTCCAGAACTTCCAGTGTGTCTAAAATGCAGGGTCTTAAAAGTGAGGCTGCTTCAATCAGTGAGAAGCTTACAAGAACGGTGTGAGCATGGGACCGAGGGGAAGAATATGGTACAACTTCAGCAGGGCCAGCAGAATTACTGTCATCACTTAACAGCCAAGCAGGCCCTTTACAAACAAACCCGGCCATGCAGGGGCTTCACCGGTCTGTCACTACAAAAGTGCTCTCAGCTCTCCCGGCACTGGCTGGCCAGTGGGATCACAAACACCGTGATGTCATCCCCGGATCCCAGCTTGTCATTGGCTAGCCTCCACCCTCGATCCTTCAGCACTCCGCGTGACCTCATCACAAGATCCTGGGCAGCCAAGGAGTACCTGTAAACAGAAATATGATCCATAGGGGGACACGTTATGCATGTTCATGTACTGTAGTAATAATTCCATAAATGAGGACAGCCAAATAACCTGGCTGAGCCGCCAAAGGTTCGAGTGGGCTGATAACCAATATCATGGTGAGTTCAAAATAACCTCAGGACTCTGTGAACGTGCATGGACTATTCTATAGTAATTTGAAGCTGTGTGATTTTCCCAGtcattctgtcgttggatttgaatgaatgcaagacagattCCAAACAGATTTCGCAACTAACGAGAATCTACTAATAAACGATTTCAAATGAAAACCAGCCCTAAAATGTAATTCACATTGTTGATTGACAGTGGGGTGTGGGGGTCAGTCCTGTCCTCAGAAACCTGgcacatgtatttttaaaacgtctatttttaaaagaaaatgaacccAAAAAGGAGCCAGTGTTTATTTAGCCTGAAATTAAGCAACATTTTAGAAAACAAGGTAGCAGATATTTGTGTAAGCCTTTAAAGTGATTTGAATCGCGTATTTTCAAACCATGCTGCAATCAATTTCTCTTTCACTGTCTCTGAGACTGTCCCAGCACACTCTCACAGTGTATAGACACCAGACAGGAGTTTTAAAGTAAGATGTACAATTTTCAGGTTCTTTCTTTCTGACTCTAGTAACTTCTCTCTCCAAAATTCAGAGACACGTGAAATTAAAGTGAAAAACAGGGCCCAACAGGTAAACCAAAAGAGAACGTGCTCTCATAATTTGCATGCTGGCTCACAGTGCCACCTTCTGGTCACTGAGGATAAAACAGACCAAAAAAGAAAGTTTGAGGTTATTGGTGAACTCCTGTAGTCAATTCCACTTTTTGTCCCCATTTCTGCTATTTGAAGACAGAAAAggttgcatttttatttgaaaataatttatatatataaaaaaacaattctgTACATCTTCTCTTTGCtatgcaggtctcaaatgtgcagttttgaaagaaacacaaagtTATAGTAAACACTGATATATAAAGAGATCTCGGTTTGCAATCCATGCTACGATCTCTTTAAGAAATCCTAACCAACCTCATGGGGTCATTGGGCTCAAACTGTGACAGGAAACTGCTGACTGCGTCCGCCACTTCCCTGTCTGTGGTGACGTCCCACAATCCATCGCTGCCCAGCACTAGAACATCGTCAGGGCTGTGCTGGTACTGGGTGACATCATACACCTGTACCTGCGGGACAGGAAACAAAACAGGGTGCGCTGCAGTGAAACTGAAACCGCTTTTCAAAACCCAAACCAAATTCAAATGAGTTGAAACCTTTCCTCGTTCAAGTTAGAAACTAAGCAATGATGAAGGCCGATAAATATGGTTtatatgggggaaaaaatgtCATCCttatatgaggtcatcatgcatttgcgtcttccatgtgtcgcataaataattatttttttatccgTCCCCATAAGAGGTCGCTATGCACGAAAGGGTCAACAGTGATTTCTATTACTTAGGgagaactaattaaaaaaaaattaatttaatccTTTTGTTCAACATTTTGTATTAgttttacccctgtttttctgCCAAATTTGAAATTCCCCTCACTTCTGTGAAACAGCCAAGGACCAAGATTAACCACCGTCAAGTCAACTGCTTCTTTTCACCCTCCGAACCTAAGCAACTTATGTTACCAAGCTGCTGAACCCAGGAGTTGAGCACCTGACCAGCAGGGGGTGCTGGAGTGCAATGAGgattttcctccctaaccccGAAGGGGCACAAAGGCCAAAGCAATGCCACTGTGGGTCCACCCCTGATTCACCCTGCACTGCGTGTGgtagtgcttttactaggggaagTGACCATTGCTTGTcgcagtgcttttactaggggagacCCAGCAATGCTACTCTGTTTAACCCCAGCTGTGCTCACCTCTGGACAGCAGGATAGAAAGGGTTTGATGTGGATATTGGAGCTGTAGACTTTCAGGTCATGATCCCCGAGCCCTCGGGTCACTCCTATCGTTGCCATCAACCTCgcctggaaaacaaacaaacaaaagggggTAAATACTGCCATTGAGAAACGTTAGGGACCAAACAGTgtgaagaaaattaaaaaatatatatttcaccaCCAGATGGCACCAAActctaatttaaagaaaaaagtttTTGGGATGAGAAGCTGGTAAGTTTTTTATTGTCCACACAGACATAATCGAGAACACCAAAAACGCTGTGACTATAAACcgactgttattttatttaacatttttctaAGACACACAAGACCCCGTTATCTCTAGTGAAAGGGCCTAGCACTCAGAATGCATAAAAATGTTAAAGGAGGGATTTAAAATAAGCTTctcaaatgtaacaaaaaaaaagtaaatgaagatTTACTAACCATCAAACTGTGTAAAATGAAATTACCCTTTTGCCTTCTCCGTAAATAAGTGGGAACTTCAGATCTTCCTCCTCGATTGTCTTATATGCCCTGAAAGAAGCACAAATCTGGCATCACAACCGATTAACCATTCGCACTCTTCAACAGCCTGATCAGTGCATAGGAATGCCATCAGCTTGCAGCACTACCAAACCTGGAGACCATTTTGCAGAGCTCTacatttaagtattatttttaaacagattgGTCTGGCAGAGCCCTCGTTCCCTGCTGTTGAATCGCACAGTAATCTTTACCAGCCAGTCATTGTGTGATCTCGAAACAGCATCTTCTTCCCCAGTTCCTTGTGCTGGATCCTCCGTGGAAACTCGATGTGTGTAAACTCATTCCCGAGGAGCTCCGGTTTCAAGAAGCCCTGCCAACAAAAACAACGGAGAAGAGCTCGGAATAACCTACCAGCTTCGAGAAATCATTCATTTCAGCGGTGACTTTCAAGAACACATTTCAACCAGAACTACAAAACACTCAactgtgctgaatttagaaatactgaaagaaacagactcatttaaatgacaaatgtttagactaAAAGACACGGGGAAAGGCTTGACTTTTCAAGCACTTTTTGGGTCGCCTCTAAGCAGGGCCGGCAGCAGGtttttgtgccccccccccctcccctttacccccaaataaaaaatatttttctatcaaaaaggttttcataatcagtagtccctcactaaactggacatgtttggagacatgagtttaaaaaaatgcatttgtacacataactgtacagtgtaaaaatagtaaaagattattttttaattgaaactaaatgactgtagcgcattttctttttttactgtttgataACAAACAAGCTACCTTTCCTACATCAATATCTTCAGAAAAGAATTCCTTACTAAATACTGCAGCCGCTGTCTCTCAGTTTCAGGGGTAAACTCACTGGACATTGGGATGACTTCTTGGTTCCTGATGATAATAGCCCTGCAGTGGGAAAGAGCATTGGAAATGACACAATGATATGTATTGCATACACCCCTAAGCACTGCTGTAAATACAAGAGTAAAGCTACTGGAATCATGAAACACAGATCACTAGACCACTGCCTACCAGCCTGGATTAGGCAAACTGCATTTTACTTTAATGTGATCAGTTACATTGCCTGTATTTGTGATGTATGCTGTCCACATGTGCTACAGAAACTTTTGATTTATTCTGTAGATGATAGTCGCATTTGCGCAGAatatggtgtttgttttttttaactgttggtataataaaataaataaatatcatgcttttaaaatgaatggTTGGATTTTGTATGATGTGGTTCACGAAACAAGCAGACTGACACTGCGTCAGATTCACAACACTGCCGTGTCTTTGTGCTTTGTCAGCGGTCCATTTCTATTTATAATTCCATAAAGAGGATGTAGTTCTCTCTGTAATACATTACCATGTGATATATCATGTACAGTAAGTTATATGTGTTTGTATATGTAGTACATCCAATATGCGAAAGGCACATGACACTGGTTTGTGAACCTGGACTCCAGTTAAACACACTGTTCTAGTTCACCTGCTGTCTCCTGCATTGGCTACATACAGCTTCCCCACCATATGAAGCACAGTCAGTGCACAGCAGCCCCCTGTGATACTGTGCAAGCTCCTTTCCCTTTCGATCTGCTTATCCTTCAAATGACAAAAGAAAAGAGGAAGCACTCAGAACACTCTTTCACAATCCGCAGGGTCTTGTGATCTGCCCACTTCCCCTTCCAAATGTTTCATGACACAAGGCCACGAAGCAAAAATGGCAGAGGCTTTATTGCGAGGAAGGATTTTTTTCCTAGCGGTTCTGAAGGGTTCAAATCAAGCCCTGGTGGCCATCTGCATTACAAATACAGAGTGCCCAATGACTTCCTCCCCAGTGTAGACTGTCCAATTACGTTCCTTCACCGCAGCTATTACCCTCAACAGCTCAGCTGCACTGAAGATCAGTGGGCGTCCCCTGATCCCAAGaccaagccaatcgcctctttacacccagaaaCACGAGAGCAGATGTCAGAGGTCTTCTTCTAGTTTAACATTTgtatcagtttttcgttaagtatatggaaaactacaaagcggtgtgtaactCAATATGGTatctttattcagcaggtttcaatcgactttatgaagcaaaatgagttccttctgtagggtgatgctaaacctttggccatagctgtatgtgcaATCTTACTCCAATGGTCAGACAGCATGATTGGGACCTGGAAACAGATATTTAAGGTCACTGAGTTTTTGACCACGATGAAAATGTTTCACCCCTAACAGTGATTACAGATTTCGGAATAATTATTACCATCTGTTTGAAAGCGTTCTCTATTGCACCAATGACCAGGCTCTCCAGCGACACTGCCTTCTCCTGGTGAAACCGCTCCACCGGCTGGGCGCCGCCCCCCTCCTCTGGGGAGGATGTTTTCCTGGGCTCTGATGTCAGGGGTCTGGCTTCCTCCCCCAGGATGATCGAAGGGGCCACGGTGGGGTTGAGGAGCAGCTCCATGATCTCCTGGAGCTGATCGCAAATATGGACATGCAGAAGCTTGGAGGCCATAATCGCAGCCCCTGTACCAGCATGGCCATCAAACAAAGCCCAGAAATGAAACAGGACCCCATTCGCCTCCTGAAACACAAGCAAAGTCAGTCACTTAGTCTCCCAACAATTCCAGTCTCAGAACTGCTGCTGCCATTGCATTCAAACTGGACTACGAAGGCTGAAACAGCAGTGGAAACACTATCAGAATGGTGCAGCGCCACGGTCAGTTTAAAGCAATTGCAGGTAACAAAGCAATGCCATGAACCCTACCCACTTTGCACTTCCTTGAGACATTGTGTagcgtgatgcaaaacttttggccatagctgtacatttcatCACATGTCACCTACATCCTCCCTGGCTTTGAGTGTGCTGCTGTGCTCCTTGGAAGTCCCCTTCTCCACACACACCACCCCGCAGCAGGCTTGGTCTTCATTCAAGGAGCTCTTTCCAGCGTTGATTACTCTGAGAACACACAAGCAGGAGAGCCCATGACTAGAGAGACAAGGCTGCCCTGAAACCACAAGACTACTGCTGCTGTTAACAATGGAGCCTGTGCGTTTCACCAGTCATCCACAActactgtacagtgctgtgtgtgtgtgtgaatattacAAGATACTTCTGGCTAGCAATCTGGTCTTCAGCTTTGAAATGAACCAACATTAACTTCACCATTGTGGGCATTGAGAAAGTTTTCCAGTTGAAAGATCCACCATTGGGTTTGATAGAGTGCTCTAGATtgtttcagccaatcggagcacaGATGAATCTATTAACTAACTAACACCGACTGCTCCAGGGCTTATATACAGCACACATTGTGCAATTTCCTTACTGTTTGTTCCGCCATGTCATTAGCACTAATGCATCCCAATGCTGCATGACGCCAACATCCTGCTTTCCACTGATTACAAGTGGCTTGCTATTATAATCCGGCTTTGAGATAACGGCATTTTCAGGCAGCCGAGGGAACGGCATAAAAGCTGACGAGGCGATTAATCCGATCAGCTGTTGAACTAGATTTGTCATTTTGCAATCAAAAAGAACGAAGCATTAtatatttgggatttttttgttgttgctgttgcgtGGGGTTGAATTGCACTTGAAAATACAGCAAATACCCCAGCTGATGACGTCTGGATTGTAGTGCTGGAGTATATAAGAAATAGCATATGTAATCATCTGCAAGAAATTCCACATAGAACACATGCAGTATTCCTGACATCCACTGGGAGTGATGCAGATGTGCTTAGATATGATCTAAGAGCTCCACTGAGGCCACAGCGGTGCTAGGGATGCAGTGACTGAAACAGAAGATCATGTTTAATCGGAATTTAAACATGAATACATTGCTGATATTTCATTGCTGTGCCAAGTTACAAAGTGaaccattatttttttatgtctgcCTACAAAACGTAGCTATTGTTTTTCAGCCTTTCCCTTTCAATATTAAACCAGGGAACAATCACTTGATTGTCCTCCTACATGTGTCCAAATCTATCAATAACGTCCCGGATAACAAAGCCACAATAATCGTAGTGCCTTGGGATTCGTTGGTGATCATCTGTACAGTAGCTGTTTTGTTTTGGGAAGAATTTAATGGTGTTTTTAATCTGCTTATGAATCAGACGTCGGCGCTGGAGATCTGGAAACGGAGAGCTCATGAAATGAACAGGAACAGGTAGCTGAGTTTCAGCTATAGATCCACAGAGACTGTGCAGGGTGGTACAGGAATACCACAGGCCTCTATCAGCAGACAAGAATGGAACTGATGCAAacggaacacacacacacacacacacacacacacacacacacacacacacagaacaactTATGCACTGAAATTATGAATGATGTCAAAACTATACTGTGCTGCATTATATATCTTCAGCAATGTATAACAGCGTTTTAACTATCCAATATTTCACTTTTATTTCTCtaagtgaaacacaaaaacatatttcccAAGcgtaaggcatggaaactgaggaCTTTCTTTAACGCAGTACCATATAGCACGTTTTAAGATAATGTGTTTCttccaaaactgcacatttcagagaTGCACCCCTGtgacactctgcccctagtggatggaaGAAATACATGCACCAGGGGTAGACTGGCTCCAGTGGGACCGGGTAATGCAGGGGTAAGTgagcccttccactcctggtctttgttccaaccctgttctaaattgtttagttGAACCCATTAACCCTCCagccagaccctgaagcagtGGGATGGTCCTCCAGCACTGCGATTGGACCGCCCTGGGTTAATGTGTACAAAGTGATTCTGAACAACAAGAATAATACATTAGTCACCTATGATAGTTCAGACCAGTACCTACAGAAGAGGAACCAAGGTGTTACGTTTCCTCTTTCTACCCCCCCACCCCTCATGGTTATAGGAATCTCGATTTGAGAAACTCCGGTTCAGAAGAATTACTGACTCGAGCTAAATTGCAGAAGCACACACTCTCTGCTACAATTACAGTGAGAACAACAGACCTGCTTCAGAGTTCCAGCAGCGTTGCTTATAAACAGCAAGatgctgcagtaaaaaaaaatgatccaGACTGCTACTGCAACATTTTATATGTCTATTTCTACATGTTAACTTTAATATTAACTTGAGAGCGGATGTTGGCAAGCTagcggcctctggaggacaaagggcAGTCCTACAGCTGTGAGTTTGAGCTCACCgcaccagtaggggtcactgtagAGTGATGAGAAGTCCCCTTTTCTCCCTAACCCGCAGGAGACAAAATCTTCTTTccattatatctttttttatatatttgcaaGCGTTCTAAAGAATTCTGAGACCTGAGAACCAGAACAAAACTGTCTTAGTTcatacaaaacaaattataaatcaACACAATATCTGAGCAACAGCACACAAGGCTACTAAAAACAATTACTAAGAAAGCtagttgctttttaaaatgacagtatTTTTATCTTCTAAAAtgcgctttttaaaaaaaaacagtattgaaGTCTTTTCATTCCACATGACTTTAATagcaaattatttttataaacagaTTCGAATTTGAAAAGCATGAATTACTGACCAGTTCACTAATATAGTTCCTTTCAGTCTTTCGACACAAACAGTACTGTGTAATGGAGCAACTTTTCACGTCTTGACCGCGGCTGCTTATCGTCATGGTAACAGTCTCTGCACTTCCTGTTCTGGTGCCCTCAGACTTCCTGCTAATGGTGTTTTGGTACA
The sequence above is drawn from the Acipenser ruthenus chromosome 29, fAciRut3.2 maternal haplotype, whole genome shotgun sequence genome and encodes:
- the LOC131702043 gene encoding protein phosphatase 1H-like; translated protein: MISKVKNAMSTFVGGVRANSHHHGPGAAHGHEGEALPLKFPYSRPEFLQLTPEDLQYSADHTRRPILTSGADRKLLWRSGYAEVINAGKSSLNEDQACCGVVCVEKGTSKEHSSTLKAREDEANGVLFHFWALFDGHAGTGAAIMASKLLHVHICDQLQEIMELLLNPTVAPSIILGEEARPLTSEPRKTSSPEEGGGAQPVERFHQEKAVSLESLVIGAIENAFKQMDKQIERERSLHSITGGCCALTVLHMVGKLYVANAGDSRAIIIRNQEVIPMSSEFTPETERQRLQYLGFLKPELLGNEFTHIEFPRRIQHKELGKKMLFRDHTMTGWAYKTIEEEDLKFPLIYGEGKRARLMATIGVTRGLGDHDLKVYSSNIHIKPFLSCCPEVQVYDVTQYQHSPDDVLVLGSDGLWDVTTDREVADAVSSFLSQFEPNDPMRYSLAAQDLVMRSRGVLKDRGWRLANDKLGSGDDITVFVIPLASQCRES